The Enterobacter asburiae genome window below encodes:
- the asnA gene encoding aspartate--ammonia ligase, whose amino-acid sequence MKTAYIAKQRQISFVKSYFSRQLEEKLGLIEVQAPILSRVGDGTQDNLSGCEKAVQVKVKTLPDAQFEVVHSLAKWKRQTLGQHDFSAGEGLYTHMKALRPDEDRLSPIHSVYVDQWDWERVMGDGERHVGTLKSTVEAIYAGIKATEAAVSKEFGLAPFLPDTIHFVHSQELLSRFPNLDAKGRERAIAKELGAVFLIGIGGKLSDGKRHDVRAPDYDDWSTAGEGEFAGLNGDILVWNPVLEDAFELSSMGIRVDADALKRQLALTGDEDRLKLEWHQALLRGEMPQTIGGGIGQSRLTMLLLQLPHIGQVQCGVWPQQVRESVGSLL is encoded by the coding sequence ACATCGCAAAACAACGCCAGATCAGTTTCGTAAAATCCTATTTTTCCCGCCAGCTGGAAGAGAAGCTTGGCCTTATTGAAGTTCAGGCGCCGATTCTGAGCCGCGTGGGTGACGGGACCCAGGATAACTTGTCTGGATGCGAAAAAGCGGTACAGGTGAAAGTGAAAACACTGCCAGACGCTCAGTTCGAAGTGGTTCATTCCCTGGCGAAGTGGAAGCGTCAAACTCTGGGGCAACACGACTTCAGCGCGGGCGAAGGGCTCTACACGCACATGAAAGCCCTTCGTCCCGATGAAGACCGCCTTTCTCCGATTCATTCCGTTTACGTTGACCAATGGGACTGGGAGCGCGTAATGGGTGATGGTGAACGCCACGTCGGTACGCTGAAATCCACCGTTGAGGCGATCTACGCCGGGATCAAAGCAACCGAAGCGGCCGTGAGCAAAGAGTTTGGTCTGGCACCGTTCCTGCCGGATACGATCCATTTTGTCCACAGCCAGGAGCTGCTGAGCCGCTTCCCGAATCTCGATGCTAAAGGTCGCGAGCGTGCGATCGCTAAAGAATTAGGTGCTGTATTCCTGATAGGTATCGGCGGCAAACTGTCTGATGGCAAACGCCACGACGTTCGCGCGCCGGATTATGATGACTGGAGCACTGCGGGTGAGGGCGAATTTGCCGGGCTGAACGGCGATATTCTGGTGTGGAACCCGGTACTGGAAGACGCATTCGAGCTTTCATCTATGGGGATCCGCGTTGATGCCGACGCGCTGAAGCGCCAGCTGGCGCTCACCGGTGATGAAGATCGTCTCAAACTCGAGTGGCACCAGGCGCTGCTGCGCGGTGAAATGCCTCAGACGATCGGCGGCGGTATCGGCCAGTCCCGTCTGACCATGCTGCTGCTGCAATTACCCCATATCGGTCAGGTTCAGTGTGGCGTCTGGCCGCAGCAGGTACGTGAAAGCGTCGGTTCTCTTCTGTAA
- the rbsD gene encoding D-ribose pyranase, with product MKKGTVLNSEISSVISRLGHTDTLVVCDAGLPVPRSTTRIDMALTQGVPSFMQVLEVVTAEMQVEAAILAAEIKQHNPQLHETLLSHIEQLQQHQGNTIEIRYTTHEQFKQQTADSQAVIRSGECSPYANIILCAGVTF from the coding sequence ATGAAGAAAGGCACGGTACTCAACTCAGAAATCTCATCGGTTATTTCCCGTCTTGGGCATACCGATACGCTGGTGGTTTGCGATGCAGGCTTACCGGTTCCGCGCAGCACAACCCGTATCGATATGGCGTTAACGCAGGGTGTACCCTCGTTTATGCAGGTACTGGAAGTTGTGACGGCGGAGATGCAGGTTGAGGCAGCCATTCTCGCGGCGGAAATCAAACAACATAATCCGCAACTCCACGAAACGTTGCTCAGCCATATTGAGCAACTGCAACAACACCAGGGAAACACCATAGAAATTCGTTACACGACGCACGAACAGTTCAAACAACAAACCGCAGACAGTCAGGCGGTGATTCGCAGCGGGGAGTGTTCCCCGTATGCGAATATCATTCTCTGTGCTGGCGTCACCTTCTGA
- the kup gene encoding low affinity potassium transporter Kup, translating into MSTDNKQSLPAITLAAIGVVYGDIGTSPLYTLRECLSGQFGFGVERDAVFGFLSLIFWLLILVVSVKYLSFVMRADNAGEGGILTLMSLAGRNTSARMTSVLVIIGLIGGSFFYGEVVITPAISVLSAIEGLEIIAPQLDSWVVPLAIIVLTLLFMIQKHGTGLVGKLFAPIMLAWFLILAALGLRSIIANPEVLHALNPYWAVHFFLEYKVVSFVALGAVVLSITGVEALYADMGHFGKLPIRVAWFIVVLPSLVLNYFGQGALLLKNPEAIKNPFFLLAPDWALVPMLILATLATVIASQAVISGVFSLTRQAVRLGYLSPMRIIHTSEMESGQIYIPFVNWLLYFAVVIVIVSFEHSSNLAAAYGIAVTGTMVLTSILSTTVAYRNWHWNKFLVAMILVGFLFIDVPLFSANLDKIVSGGWLPLTLGLVMFIVMTTWKSERFRLLRRMHEHGNSLEAMIASLEKSPPVRVPGTAVYMSRALNVIPFALMHNLKHNKVLHERVILLTLRTEDAPYVHNVRRVQIEQLSPTFWRVVASYGWRETPNVEEVFHRCGLEGLSCRMMETSFFMSHESLIIGKRPWYLRLRGKLYLILQRNALRAPDQFEIPPNRVIELGTQVEI; encoded by the coding sequence ATGAGCACTGATAATAAGCAATCATTACCCGCAATAACGCTTGCGGCGATCGGGGTTGTCTACGGTGATATCGGCACCAGCCCGCTTTATACGCTTCGTGAATGTCTGTCCGGCCAGTTTGGTTTTGGTGTTGAACGCGATGCCGTGTTTGGCTTCCTGTCCCTCATTTTCTGGCTGCTGATCCTGGTGGTTTCCGTTAAATATCTCTCCTTCGTTATGCGTGCTGATAACGCAGGTGAAGGTGGGATCCTGACCCTGATGTCTCTTGCCGGGCGTAATACCTCTGCCAGGATGACCTCTGTGCTAGTCATTATCGGCCTGATTGGCGGCAGTTTCTTCTACGGGGAAGTGGTGATAACGCCGGCTATCTCGGTGCTGTCGGCGATAGAGGGGCTGGAGATTATCGCTCCGCAGCTCGATTCATGGGTGGTTCCGCTGGCCATTATTGTCCTGACGCTGCTGTTCATGATCCAGAAGCACGGTACAGGGCTGGTGGGCAAACTGTTCGCGCCGATTATGCTGGCCTGGTTCCTTATCCTGGCGGCGCTTGGCTTGCGCAGCATTATCGCGAACCCGGAAGTGCTGCATGCGCTGAACCCTTACTGGGCGGTGCATTTCTTCCTCGAATACAAAGTGGTTTCCTTCGTGGCGCTGGGGGCCGTCGTGCTCTCCATCACCGGTGTGGAAGCGCTGTATGCTGACATGGGCCACTTCGGGAAACTGCCTATCCGCGTGGCATGGTTTATTGTGGTGCTCCCGTCGCTGGTGCTGAACTACTTCGGTCAGGGCGCGCTGTTGCTTAAAAACCCTGAAGCGATCAAGAACCCGTTCTTCCTGCTGGCGCCTGACTGGGCGCTGGTGCCGATGCTGATCCTGGCGACGCTGGCGACCGTCATTGCTTCCCAGGCGGTGATTTCCGGCGTGTTTTCTCTGACGCGCCAGGCCGTGCGTCTGGGGTATCTCTCGCCGATGCGCATCATCCATACCTCAGAAATGGAGTCGGGCCAGATCTACATCCCGTTCGTTAACTGGCTCCTCTATTTCGCTGTTGTCATTGTTATCGTCAGCTTCGAGCACTCCAGTAACCTGGCTGCGGCGTACGGTATTGCCGTAACCGGTACGATGGTGCTGACATCGATTCTCTCCACCACGGTGGCGTACCGAAACTGGCACTGGAATAAATTCCTCGTGGCGATGATTCTGGTGGGCTTCCTGTTTATCGACGTGCCGCTGTTCTCAGCGAACCTCGACAAAATTGTCTCCGGTGGCTGGCTGCCGCTGACGCTGGGTCTGGTGATGTTCATTGTCATGACCACCTGGAAAAGCGAGCGCTTCCGCCTGCTGCGCCGCATGCACGAGCACGGAAACTCTCTTGAGGCGATGATCGCTTCTCTGGAGAAATCCCCGCCGGTCCGCGTGCCGGGTACTGCGGTATATATGTCTCGCGCGCTGAACGTCATTCCGTTCGCGCTGATGCATAACCTCAAGCACAACAAAGTGCTGCACGAGCGCGTGATCCTGCTGACGCTGCGCACCGAAGATGCGCCGTATGTACACAACGTGCGTCGCGTGCAGATCGAGCAGCTGTCGCCGACCTTCTGGCGCGTGGTGGCAAGCTACGGCTGGCGCGAAACGCCAAACGTGGAAGAGGTGTTCCACCGCTGCGGCCTGGAAGGGCTGAGCTGCCGGATGATGGAGACGTCGTTCTTTATGTCGCACGAGTCGCTGATCATCGGCAAGCGCCCGTGGTATCTGCGCCTGCGCGGCAAGTTGTACCTCATCCTGCAGCGTAATGCCCTGCGCGCGCCTGACCAGTTTGAGATCCCGCCTAACCGCGTGATTGAGCTGGGAACGCAGGTCGAGATCTAA
- the viaA gene encoding ATPase RavA stimulator ViaA, giving the protein MLTLDTLNVMLAVSEEGLIEEVVITLLASPQLAAFFEKFPKLKKAMTDDLPRWRENLRQRFRETEVPPELTEEVACYQQCQRLSTSQFIVQLPQTLTLLDNVHSPFASQARALVTDNATFTPALHTLFLQRWRLSLVVQATTLNQQLLDEEREQLLSEVQERMTLSGQLEQVLVENENAAGRLWDMSAGQLKRGDYQLIVKYGDFLAQQPELMKLAEQLGRSREAKSVPKKDAPMETFRTLVREPATVPEQVDGLQQSDDILRLLPTELSTLGMTELEYEFYRRLVEKQLLTYRLHGEAWREKVSQRPVVHQDFDEQPRGPFIVCVDTSGSMGGFNEQCAKAFCLALMRVALADRRRCFIMLFSSEVVGYELTNQQGIEQAIRFLSQRFRGGTDLASCFRSIVERMQGGDWYDADAVVISDFIAQRLPDDVVNKVKELQRVHQHRFHAVAMSAHGKPGIMRIFDHIWRFDTGLRSRLLRRWQR; this is encoded by the coding sequence ATGCTAACGCTGGATACGCTTAACGTCATGCTGGCCGTCAGTGAGGAAGGTCTGATCGAGGAGGTAGTTATTACCCTCCTGGCATCGCCGCAGCTGGCGGCCTTCTTCGAAAAATTTCCGAAGCTTAAAAAGGCGATGACGGACGATCTGCCCCGCTGGCGAGAAAATTTGCGTCAGCGGTTCAGGGAGACCGAAGTTCCTCCTGAGTTAACGGAAGAGGTGGCCTGCTATCAGCAGTGCCAGCGGCTCTCCACGTCGCAGTTTATCGTCCAGCTCCCGCAAACCCTGACGTTGCTCGATAACGTCCACTCTCCGTTTGCCAGCCAGGCCCGGGCGCTGGTCACGGATAACGCCACCTTTACCCCCGCACTGCATACCCTCTTCTTACAGCGCTGGCGCCTCAGCCTGGTGGTTCAGGCCACAACGCTGAATCAGCAGCTGCTGGATGAAGAGCGTGAACAGCTGCTCAGTGAAGTTCAGGAACGGATGACGCTGAGCGGCCAGCTTGAACAGGTGCTGGTGGAGAATGAAAACGCCGCCGGACGTCTGTGGGACATGAGCGCCGGGCAGCTGAAGCGCGGTGACTACCAGCTGATCGTGAAGTACGGCGATTTTCTGGCGCAGCAGCCGGAGCTGATGAAGCTTGCAGAACAGCTGGGTCGCTCAAGGGAGGCAAAATCGGTCCCAAAGAAAGATGCCCCGATGGAAACCTTCCGCACCCTGGTGCGCGAACCGGCTACCGTGCCGGAGCAGGTCGACGGGCTCCAGCAAAGCGATGACATTTTGCGCCTGCTGCCGACCGAGCTGAGCACGCTGGGGATGACCGAGCTGGAGTATGAGTTCTATCGTCGGCTGGTGGAAAAACAGCTTCTCACCTATCGACTGCACGGCGAAGCCTGGCGCGAGAAAGTCAGCCAACGGCCGGTCGTCCATCAGGATTTTGATGAACAGCCGCGCGGGCCATTCATTGTTTGCGTGGATACATCCGGTTCGATGGGCGGGTTTAACGAGCAGTGTGCGAAGGCGTTCTGTCTGGCACTGATGCGCGTCGCGCTCGCCGATCGCCGTCGCTGCTTCATTATGCTTTTCTCCAGCGAGGTGGTGGGCTATGAGCTGACGAACCAGCAGGGTATCGAGCAGGCAATCCGCTTCCTGAGCCAGCGTTTTCGCGGCGGCACGGATCTGGCCAGCTGCTTTCGCAGCATTGTGGAGCGTATGCAGGGTGGCGACTGGTACGACGCTGACGCGGTGGTGATTTCCGATTTTATTGCCCAGCGGCTGCCGGATGACGTGGTGAATAAGGTGAAGGAGTTACAGCGGGTGCATCAGCACCGTTTTCACGCGGTGGCGATGTCAGCCCATGGAAAACCCGGCATCATGCGCATCTTCGATCATATCTGGCGCTTTGATACCGGGTTGCGTAGCCGCCTGCTCAGACGCTGGCAGCGTTAA